The following proteins are co-located in the Vigna unguiculata cultivar IT97K-499-35 chromosome 9, ASM411807v1, whole genome shotgun sequence genome:
- the LOC114163549 gene encoding uncharacterized protein LOC114163549: MKIFLESIDKGVWDAVVNGPFKPIKIVDRETFPKEFSQWTPDENKRAYYDVRAKNIISYALILDEFYRVSVCESAKEIWDVLEVTHEGTDEVKRARKNTLIQEYEMFRMKTGESICDVQKRFTHIVNHLLALGKIFDKKELNIKILKSLNRTWQPKVTAISESKDLTSMNIATLFGKLREHELELGRLKAEVDGEKRHTIALKSAVKSAVKQKKADFADDSNDGNSGSEALSLMVKKFSKFLKYKNKTNNSYAGNKRQSRSGTQTCYECGKTGYIKADCPVLKMKQKLDEKNEAEKHLKKKKAYIAWEENDSSTSSESDDSTEEENNLCLMAKAETSIKAESSKNSVSSFTSEHEENDYYELLDAFNELHKEATKLQKSNSKRKGEITWLEGRIKQLEEENENLTTCLEK, translated from the coding sequence atgaaaatctTTCTTGAATCAATAGACAAAGGGGTGTGGGATGCAGTGGTAAATGgaccttttaaaccaattaaaatagtGGATAGAGAGACTTTTCCCAAAGAATTCTCACAATGGACCCCTGATGAGAATAAGAGGGCATattatgatgttagagccaagaATATTATATCTTATGCACTAATATTGGATGAATTTTATAGGGTCTCTGTGTGTGAATCAGCCAAAGAGATATGGGACGTTTTGGAAGTCACCCATGAGGGCACAGATGAAGTTAAAAGAGCTAGGAAAAATACTCTTATTCAAGAGTATGAAATGTTCAGAATGAAGACTGGGGAAAGCATATGTGATGTACAGAagagatttacacatatagtaaatcacctcctagcTCTTGGCAAGATCTTTGATAAGAAAGAGCTAAACATCAAGATCTTGAAGAGTTTAAACAGGACATGGCAACCTAAAGTCACTGCTATTTCAGAATCCAAAGACCTCACTAGCATGAACATAGCCACACTCTTTGGGAAGCTGAGAGAACATGAACTAGAACTTGGAAGACTCAAGGCAGAAGTGGATGGAGAAAAAAGGCACACAATAGCCTTAAAGAGTGCAGTAAAATCTGCAGTAAAACAGAAGAAAGCAGACTTTGCAGATGACTCCAATGATGGAAACTCTGGTAGTGAAGCCTTGAGCTTAATGgtgaaaaagttctcaaaatttctgaAGTATAAGAATAAAACTAACAACAGTTATGCAGGAAACAAGAGGCAGTCCAGATCTGGAACTCAaacctgctatgagtgtggcaaGACAGGATACATCAAAGCTGATTGTCCAGTGCTGAAGATGAAGCAGAAACTGGATGAGAAAAATGAGGCAGAGAAGCacctgaagaaaaagaaagcctaCATTGCCTGGGAAGAAAATGACTCTAGcacatccagtgaatctgatgACAGCACTGAAGAGGAAAATAATCTGTGTCTGATGGCTAAAGCTGAAACATCCATTAAAGCAGAATCATCCAAAAATAGTGTAAGTAGTTTCACATCTGAACATGAGGAAAATGACTACTATGAACTGCTTGATGCCTTTAATGAACTGCATAAGGAAGCTACAAAACTACAAAAGTCAAATAGCAAACGTAAAGGAGAGATTACGTGGCTGGAGGGTAGAATAAAACagttagaagaggaaaatgagaatCTAACAACTTGCTTGGAAAAATAA